TGGGAAGAAAGACAGCAAGAAGCAATAAACCGCGACGAACAAATAAAAGCGGCAATAAACTTAACAAATTTGTTTAACTTTGCAAAACAATATACGCCCAAAATGGTCGATACTAGAGATAAAATGATAACTTTTTTAAAACAAAACTATGCATCCGATGAAACAATAAAATTGGAAAAAGTTGAATAATTTTAAAAAAATTAAGATTTTATCCTTTGATTTTTGTTCAAAACAACTTATAATGTTCTTGTATTTTGCGGTGAGCGTAGCTCAGTTGGTAGAGTGTCAGATTGTGGTTCTGAATGTCGCGGGTTCGAGTCCCGTCGCTCACCCCAAAAATAACTTTGATTCTATCGTTTTTTGATGTATCATATAAATCATGAAAATTTAGTCGGGGCGTGGCGCAGTTGGTAGCGCACTCGCTTTGGGAGCGAGGGGTCGCCGGTTCGAGTCTGGCCGCCCCGACCATTTTTATACCCGTGCCCGTAGCTCAGTTGGATAGAGCAACGGATTTCTAATCCGTAGGCCACAGGTTCAAGTCCTGTCGGGCACACCATTCTACGCCCTTCTAACATAATTTGATATAAAAAAAAGACCTGATAACTAAGAAATACAAGTTACCAGGTCTTTTTTAATATTTTATAAGTATTATTAATTATAAAATGCTTGCGGATCTAAAACCACATGTTTAATTCTGTTTCCATTTCCGGTTTTATCAGCTGTATAAACAATATGAATTAGTCCATCATCAGCCTTAATCATTGACGGATAACAATTTTGTTTACCTTGGCTGGGTGGCGTAGCTTCCAAAACTAAAACAGTTTTCCAACTTTTACCGTTATTTTTGCTTAAATCTAAAACCAATTTGCTGCGATCGCCACATGTACCATTTTTAACACCGTTTGGAAGGTCATTTCGAACAACTAAAATATAACCATTATCCAACTTTAAAGAATCCAATCCGGAACCGCAATCTCCACCGGCATTTGGAAGATCAACCTCTTGCTCAATAGGAGCCCAAGTTCTTCCGAAATCTGAAGAAACCGAAGATAAAAGGTATTTTGTTCCCTTACCTCGACAAATAGTCTTTATGCTGCCATTTCCCAAAAAAAACATAGTTGGTTGTATAATTCCGGTGATATTTAACAAAGAAAATTTTGAACTTTTATCTTTTTCTATACCCTTACCATTAAAAATATTATGTGGCGTATTTATTGGCTCAGATATCTCGACAAAAGAAATTTCGGATGTTTTAGGATAAAAGTTAAATGTTTCCATTCTAACATCCCAATTAATCAAACCTTCTACTGATGAGCCACATAAAAGC
The Candidatus Dependentiae bacterium DNA segment above includes these coding regions:
- a CDS encoding exo-alpha-sialidase, coding for MLLSKRMVKTAKFLVIFLIIWLISSIKLLKTEFNRDFILSCESLPVIKTPKNHKRMHAATIASVSDDHLIVAYFGGSDEGKSDVKIWLSHGFKNSDDLWVWDEPFIVADSSEITGQKKKPCYNPVLFKFDDKTMFLFYKIGKSPVKWTGYLKRSFDGGHNWTWAENLSKYGGSVGPTRCKPLRLDDNTLLCGSSVEGLINWDVRMETFNFYPKTSEISFVEISEPINTPHNIFNGKGIEKDKSSKFSLLNITGIIQPTMFFLGNGSIKTICRGKGTKYLLSSVSSDFGRTWAPIEQEVDLPNAGGDCGSGLDSLKLDNGYILVVRNDLPNGVKNGTCGDRSKLVLDLSKNNGKSWKTVLVLEATPPSQGKQNCYPSMIKADDGLIHIVYTADKTGNGNRIKHVVLDPQAFYN